The following DNA comes from Desulfobacterales bacterium.
ACAGCGTTGCCGTCACCTGCGGCCCCCCGATCATGATCAAATTCGTACTCCAGGGTCTGAAGGAAATGGGTTTTGCCGACAACCAGATTCTGACCACCCTTGAAAAACGGATGAAATGCGGCATCGGTATCTGCGGCCGCTGCAATATCGGCAGTAAATACGTCTGCGTTGACGGCCCGGCCTTTACCTATGATCAGTTGAAGGACATGCTCCCGGAACTTTAGGGCTCCGGCCAAAGCGATATTCCCTTTATAAAACAAAAAAGGGCACCTCATCGCAGGATGATAACGTGCCCTTTTTTTTGTTAAAAACAGATAAAATGTCACCGCCG
Coding sequences within:
- a CDS encoding heterodisulfide reductase subunit F, whose translation is SVAVTCGPPIMIKFVLQGLKEMGFADNQILTTLEKRMKCGIGICGRCNIGSKYVCVDGPAFTYDQLKDMLPEL